From a single Oikeobacillus pervagus genomic region:
- the comER gene encoding late competence protein ComER, with the protein MKIGIIGTGNMGSIIMEALLEAKAIPPSSLYIYNRTLEKAVQHQKNYPQITVCQSNGELIETCDLIFICVKPKQSYPLLQQHQQLFTRQKCVVSITSPISTDQLESVVSSSCIRMIPSITNRALSGITLFTFGNCCEKEWKEYLWTTMKMISTPIEIEENITRVASDIVSCGPAFFSYLTRKFINGAVNQTEIDETKATILASEMLIGLGELLKKKIYTLPTLQEKVCVKGGITGEGIRVLEDEIGEMFEKLFQATHEKFAEDLTITKNQFG; encoded by the coding sequence ATGAAAATAGGAATCATTGGTACCGGAAATATGGGGAGTATCATTATGGAGGCATTGTTGGAAGCAAAAGCCATCCCCCCTTCAAGCTTATATATTTACAATCGAACATTAGAAAAAGCTGTTCAACATCAAAAAAACTACCCTCAAATCACGGTGTGCCAAAGTAATGGGGAATTAATTGAAACTTGTGATTTAATTTTCATCTGTGTAAAACCGAAACAATCCTACCCATTATTACAACAGCATCAACAGCTCTTCACTCGTCAAAAATGTGTTGTCTCGATTACAAGTCCAATTAGTACTGACCAATTAGAGTCCGTAGTCTCAAGTTCTTGTATTAGGATGATTCCAAGTATTACAAATCGTGCCTTATCAGGAATTACATTGTTTACCTTTGGAAACTGCTGCGAAAAGGAATGGAAGGAATATTTATGGACAACTATGAAGATGATTTCAACTCCAATTGAAATCGAAGAAAACATTACGAGGGTCGCATCAGATATTGTAAGCTGTGGTCCTGCATTTTTTAGCTATTTAACAAGGAAGTTTATTAATGGTGCCGTTAATCAGACTGAAATCGACGAAACCAAAGCAACGATCCTCGCGTCTGAAATGTTAATTGGCTTAGGAGAATTATTAAAGAAAAAGATTTATACATTGCCAACTCTTCAAGAAAAAGTCTGTGTAAAAGGTGGAATTACTGGGGAAGGAATTCGGGTGTTAGAGGACGAAATAGGAGAAATGTTTGAAAAATTATTCCAAGCAACACATGAAAAATTCGCAGAGGATTTAACGATAACAAAAAATCAATTCGGATAA